The DNA segment TGGCGCTCGGTGCCCTGTGGTTCACGTGGGCCGTCTCGGCCGACAACCAGGTGTCCGCCAACGCGGCCGGGTTGTTCCTGCTGCTGTTCGCCCTCGTGGCCCTGACGCTGACCCTCGCGGGGGGCGACCAGCTCGGTCAGGCCGCGTACGGGTTGTTCTTCGTGTCCCTGCTGCTCATGGCCATCGCCGGCTTCGCCGACAACGACGGTCTCACCAAGGTGGGCGGCTGGTTCGCCGTCGCCGCGGGTGCGGTGGCCTGGTACGCCGCGACTGCGGCTCTCGCGCACTGGCCGACCGCACTTCCGCGACGCGCTGCGGGCCGGGGGGTGACGGCCACCGGTTAGCTGCGCCGGCTGGGGGGTTGGGCGGCTCCCCGGCGAAATGACGGACCCCCCGTTAGTGGTGGCATCACGGGGGGTTCGTCGCTGTTTCGTTGGCCTGTGCGGGTGCGTGGGGGCTGGTCGCGCAGTTCCCCGCGCCCCTAAAAGCCAAAAGCCAAAAGCCAAAAAGCCTCTACTCGACCGTTACCGACTTTGCGAGGTTGCGCGGCTTGTCGATGTCCCTGCCCAGGGTCAGGGCCGTGTGGTAGGCGAGGAGTTGGAGGGGGATCCCCATCAGGATGGGGTCCAGTTCGTCCTCGTTCTTGGGGACGACGATCGTCTGGTCGGCCTTTTCCTGTGGCTGGTGGGCCACTGCGAGGATCTTGCCGCTGCGGGCCTTGATCTCCTCCATGGCGGCGCGGTTCTTCTCCAGGAGGTCGTCGTCGGGGACGATCGCGACCGTGGGGAGGGCCGGCTCGATCAGGGCCAGCGGGCCGTGCTTGAGCTCGGAGGCCGGGTAGGCCTCGGCGTGGATGTAGGAGACCTCCTTGAGCTTGAGGGAGGCCTCGCGGGCGACCGGGTAGCCGCGGACGCGGCCGATGAAGAGCATCGAGCGGGCCTCGGCGTACTGCTGGGCCAGCTTCTCGATCTCGCCCTCCTGCTCCATGATCTCGGCGATCTGGGCCGGCAGCTTGCGCAGGCCCTCGATGATGCGCTTGCCGTCGCGGACCGAGAGGTCGCGGGTGCGGCCCAGGTGCAACGCCAGCAGGGCGAAAGCGACCGTCGTGTTCGTGAAGCACTTCGTCGAGACCACGCAGACCTCGGGGCCGGCGTGCACGTAGATGCCGCCGTCGGCCTCGCGGGCGATCGCGGAGCCGACCACGTTCACGATGCCCAGGACCCGCGCGCCCTTGCGCTTCAGCTCCTGGACGGCGGCGAGGACGTCGTACGTCTCACCGGACTGGGAGACCGCGATGTACAGGGTGTCGGGGTCGACGACCGCGTTGCGGTAGCGGAACTCCGACGCCGGCTCGGCGTCCGCGGGGATGCGGGCCAGCTCCTCGATCATCTGGCCGCCGATCATGCCGGCGTGGTACGAGGTGCCGCAGCCGAGGATCTTCACGCGGCGGATCTTGCGGGCCTCGCGGGCGTCCAGGTTGAGGCCGCCGAGGTGCACGGTGGAGAAGCGGTCGTCGATGCGGCCGCGCAGGACGCGGTCCACGGCCTCGGCCTGCTCGTGGATCTCCTTGTGCATGTACGTGTCGTGGCCGCCCATGTCGTAGGAGGCGGCCTCCCACTCGACGGTCGTGGGCTCGGCCGTCGTACGGGTGCCCTCCGTCGTGTACGTGCGGAAGTCGTCGGCCTTGAGGGTGGCCATCTCGCCGTCGTCCAGCGTCACTATCTGCCGGGTGTGGGCGACCAGGGCCGCGATGTCCGAGGCTACGAACATCTCCTTCTCGCCGATGCCGAGGACGACCGGGGAGCCGTTGCGGGCGACGACGATGCGGTCCGGGAAGTCGGCGTGCAGGACCGCGATGCCGTACGTGCCCTCGATGAGGCGCAGCGTCTCGCGGACCTTGTCCTCCAGCTTCTCCGCCTGCGAGCGGGAGATGAGGTGGACGAGGACCTCGGTGTCGGTCTCGGAGAGGAACTCGACGCCGTCCGCCTCCAGCTTGCGGCGCAGGTCGGAGGCGTTGTCGATGATGCCGTTGTGGACGACGGCGACCTTGCCCTCGGCGTCCAGGTGCGGGTGGGCGTTCAGGTCGGAGGGGGCGCCGTGGGTGGCCCAGCGGGTGTGGGCGATGCCGGTCGTGCCCTTGAAGCGCGCCGGGACCTTGGCCTCCAGGTCGCGCACCCGGCCCTTGGCCTTGACCATCTTCAGGGCGGGTGCCTTCGGGGAGGAGACGACCACGCCGGCCGAGTCGTAGCCGCGGTACTCCAGACGCTGCAGGCCCTCCAGCAGCAGGGGCGCCACGTCACGCTTCCCGATGTATCCGACGATTCCGCACATATATGTAGGTATCCCTAGCCGTAGACGATGCGGCGCAGCTGGCGGAGTGTGAGCTCCGGTGGTGCCACCGCCCGGTATTTCAGGTCCGCCTCGATCCGTTCGAAGATCTCCGCGTTCACCAGGCCCTGGGCCTGGAGCTCGCGGTGGCGGCGACGGACGACCTCCTCGGTCGTCTCGTCGAAGTAGGCGAGCACGTCCTGGATCACCCGCAGAGCCTCGCCCCGGCTGAGGGGCGTGCTGCGGGTCAGGTGATCAACAAGGTCGTCGTGCACTCGGTAGATCCTGGGGTACGGGGGAGCGCTTCGCAAGAATCCTGCCCGATTTCGGGCAGCTGCCTGGTAATGGGCTGGCAATCGTCTGTTGAAACTCCTTGGAAGAACATTGAGGGTCTCATGGAAGCCTGTTCCGGAGCCGTCCATACGGCGGTCCGTATCCCGTTGCCTGAGGGGACGAGTTTCGGACGCCATGGACATTCCTCGCATGGGAGTACCCCAGCAGCTGGCCGAGCGCATGAGCACGGCCGAGCAGCACGAGTACCTGCGCGCCAAGTTCTCGCGGCGCACGATGATCAGAGGCGGCGCCGTCACGCTGGGCGCCGTCGCGGGTGGCGCGTTCGCTCCCGGCGCCACCGCACAGGCCACCGCACAGGCCGCCGTGCCGACGCAGACGGCCCCGCGCAC comes from the Streptomyces sp. NBC_00443 genome and includes:
- a CDS encoding GPR1/FUN34/YaaH family transporter; this encodes MDNDVSAGSGITTVVGRLALGVTLLAFGLGYADVIDGVSAADAVSIAQYVGGIALFVAGLMALRDHDPANGTAFVALGALWFTWAVSADNQVSANAAGLFLLLFALVALTLTLAGGDQLGQAAYGLFFVSLLLMAIAGFADNDGLTKVGGWFAVAAGAVAWYAATAALAHWPTALPRRAAGRGVTATG
- the glmS gene encoding glutamine--fructose-6-phosphate transaminase (isomerizing), producing the protein MCGIVGYIGKRDVAPLLLEGLQRLEYRGYDSAGVVVSSPKAPALKMVKAKGRVRDLEAKVPARFKGTTGIAHTRWATHGAPSDLNAHPHLDAEGKVAVVHNGIIDNASDLRRKLEADGVEFLSETDTEVLVHLISRSQAEKLEDKVRETLRLIEGTYGIAVLHADFPDRIVVARNGSPVVLGIGEKEMFVASDIAALVAHTRQIVTLDDGEMATLKADDFRTYTTEGTRTTAEPTTVEWEAASYDMGGHDTYMHKEIHEQAEAVDRVLRGRIDDRFSTVHLGGLNLDAREARKIRRVKILGCGTSYHAGMIGGQMIEELARIPADAEPASEFRYRNAVVDPDTLYIAVSQSGETYDVLAAVQELKRKGARVLGIVNVVGSAIAREADGGIYVHAGPEVCVVSTKCFTNTTVAFALLALHLGRTRDLSVRDGKRIIEGLRKLPAQIAEIMEQEGEIEKLAQQYAEARSMLFIGRVRGYPVAREASLKLKEVSYIHAEAYPASELKHGPLALIEPALPTVAIVPDDDLLEKNRAAMEEIKARSGKILAVAHQPQEKADQTIVVPKNEDELDPILMGIPLQLLAYHTALTLGRDIDKPRNLAKSVTVE